Proteins from a genomic interval of Ptychodera flava strain L36383 chromosome 7, AS_Pfla_20210202, whole genome shotgun sequence:
- the LOC139136676 gene encoding sulfotransferase 1C2-like, whose amino-acid sequence MNNISLTSISLRLILLVVFGDWFDHTLGWWKYVKGINGLFLKYEDMKKNPRDATVKIAEYLTCDLSDDVIDKITERCSFAKMKASKVMDLEEVKGRPFLRKGATGDWKNYFTVAENEAFDEVYNERMKDSGLSFDWE is encoded by the exons atgaaTAACATCTCACTTACCTCCATTTCCCTACGTTTGATTTTGTTAGTTGTATTCGGTGATTGGTTTGACCATACACTCGGTTGGTGGAAATACGTGAAAGGAATTAATGGTCTGTTTTTAAAGTACGAAGATATGAAGAAG AACCCAAGAGATGCAACAGTAAAGATTGCGGAGTACTTGACCTGTGACCttagtgatgacgtcatagataaGATAACAGAGCGTTGTTCATTCGCTAAAATGAAGGCAAGCAAAGTCATGGACTTGGAAGAAGTTAAAGGAAGACCATTCCTAAGGAAAG GTGCAACAGGCGATTGGAAAAATTATTTCACTGTGGCTGAAAATGAAGCATTTGACGAAGTGTACAACGAAAGAATGAAGGATTCTGGGTTATCATTTGACTGGGAGTAA